A window of the Polaribacter batillariae genome harbors these coding sequences:
- a CDS encoding SusE domain-containing protein: MNIYIKRLSYLFLSLTLLLSACDSEESLTITSPEAEFVLDTPGISNIFLNFALPNNPAFTITWNDEINAGATYDVEMSLDADFTNPILLGTTEKNNFSMTVDNLNTVLNNANVKSFLQTAIFLRLNTGSALSNVILFQVSKYAVEMPIITGPDVATGIVLSDVDSDLVATTITWEDPEITSTSSIEISYELQMVSSGVGFNNPIILGNTSELSLDLKHGELNTFVLDNGGTAGTASDFDFRIKATAKTAAGDLFRTSDAITLTIIPYDVALPPALYVVGAGAVDAGWGWTSPVELLLQGKTYSGNIKLSPDNGGNFRFFTDKTLEWASPSYNFPYFSDRGYTIDSNFENANDGDSNFLFTGTAGEYFLEINTETETITLGPAVVGPNCNFDQLWVVGAGAVDAGWGWSNPIQISCTGTGVYEGNINLTNDAFRFFSDRTLEWASPSFNYPYYENAGYTIDPRLENALDGDSNFKFNGTPGQYGLTIDDVNKTITLSDPIKLCEFDQLWLVGAGVPDAGWGWTSPVALPCTGAGIYSGQVTFANDAFRFFTDRTLEWSSTSYNFPYFENEGYTIDVNFENANDGDSNLKFVGTAGNYTLTIDTVNKTIVLN; the protein is encoded by the coding sequence ATGAATATTTATATAAAAAGATTAAGCTACTTGTTTTTATCATTAACACTTTTACTAAGTGCTTGTGATTCAGAAGAGAGTTTAACAATAACAAGCCCAGAAGCCGAGTTTGTTTTAGATACGCCAGGAATCAGCAATATTTTTCTAAATTTTGCTCTACCGAATAACCCCGCATTTACCATTACTTGGAATGATGAAATAAATGCCGGAGCAACTTACGATGTAGAGATGTCTTTGGATGCAGATTTTACAAATCCAATTTTATTAGGAACAACTGAGAAAAACAATTTCTCAATGACTGTAGATAATTTAAATACTGTTTTAAACAATGCCAATGTAAAATCATTTTTGCAAACAGCTATTTTCCTTAGGTTAAATACTGGAAGTGCTTTATCTAATGTAATCTTATTTCAGGTATCTAAATATGCTGTAGAAATGCCTATAATTACAGGTCCTGATGTAGCAACAGGTATTGTATTATCTGATGTAGATTCAGATTTAGTAGCTACTACAATTACTTGGGAAGATCCAGAAATTACAAGCACAAGTTCCATTGAAATATCTTATGAATTACAAATGGTAAGTAGTGGAGTTGGTTTTAACAATCCTATTATTTTAGGAAACACCTCTGAATTATCTTTAGATTTAAAACATGGTGAATTAAATACTTTTGTTTTAGACAACGGAGGTACAGCTGGAACAGCATCTGATTTTGACTTTAGAATAAAAGCAACTGCAAAAACTGCTGCTGGTGATTTATTTAGAACTTCAGATGCAATAACACTTACAATAATTCCATATGACGTTGCCTTACCTCCTGCTCTTTATGTAGTTGGTGCTGGTGCTGTTGATGCTGGTTGGGGATGGACTTCTCCTGTAGAATTACTTTTACAAGGAAAAACATATTCTGGAAACATAAAGTTAAGTCCAGATAATGGTGGAAATTTCAGGTTTTTTACAGATAAAACTTTAGAGTGGGCTTCACCAAGTTATAATTTTCCTTATTTTTCTGATAGAGGATACACAATTGATAGCAACTTCGAAAATGCAAATGATGGAGATTCTAACTTCTTGTTTACAGGAACCGCTGGTGAATATTTCTTAGAAATTAATACAGAAACAGAAACAATCACATTAGGTCCTGCAGTAGTTGGTCCAAATTGCAACTTTGACCAACTTTGGGTAGTTGGTGCTGGTGCAGTGGATGCTGGTTGGGGTTGGAGCAACCCAATACAAATTAGTTGTACTGGAACTGGTGTTTACGAAGGAAACATCAACTTAACAAACGATGCTTTTAGATTTTTCTCGGACAGAACTTTAGAGTGGGCTTCACCAAGTTTCAATTATCCTTACTACGAAAACGCAGGATATACTATAGATCCTAGATTAGAAAACGCTTTAGACGGAGACAGCAATTTTAAATTCAACGGAACTCCTGGTCAATATGGTTTAACAATAGATGATGTAAACAAAACAATTACTTTAAGTGATCCAATTAAATTATGTGAATTTGATCAATTATGGTTAGTTGGTGCTGGTGTTCCAGATGCTGGTTGGGGATGGACTTCTCCAGTTGCATTACCTTGTACAGGAGCAGGAATTTATTCTGGTCAAGTTACTTTTGCAAATGACGCGTTTAGATTCTTTACAGATAGAACTTTAGAATGGAGTTCTACAAGCTATAATTTCCCTTATTTTGAAAATGAAGGCTATACCATAGATGTTAATTTTGAAAATGCTAATGATGGAGATAGTAACCTTAAGTTTGTTGGAACCGCTGGAAACTATACACTAACTATAGATACAGTAAACAAAACAATCGTTTTAAATTAA
- a CDS encoding RagB/SusD family nutrient uptake outer membrane protein, with the protein MKTIKKLLALTLLISVFASCTKDLNIVPEDDQTTLSEKLFENETAYLEVLAGIYANLSLTGTDGAGSSNIQGLDPGTSQYGRVLLYLQTLSADQMIWSYENDPGTREIQRNIWTAQNPLILGMFSRASVSVAFANNFLRETTTEKLDARNVSAATRADIVNYRAEARLLRALSYYHLMDLFGKAPLVNENDPVVNFNPPQADRQQLFTYIESELTAIEVDLKDPMTNQHGRADKAVAWMILAKMYLNAEVYIGQAKYTEAADYCIKIINGGYTLATNYADLFMADNNTNSAVNEIIFPLISDGIETQNFGPTTVMVNGSVGSIEQNGTPLGVGAGGWGGALRLRREFVQLFDASVFNTDARNTIISGSRDIEIRDISDQDQGYILEKYSNAKSTGGFGSDQTFVDTDFPLFRLADVYLMYAEAHFRGASGTNTDLAFNYINLLRTRANNPQNNLSMSDFSNNNEILNFILDERARELHWEAKRRQDLIRFGKFTGGNYNWAWKGNGSNGISISADLKVYPIPNASLASNPELKQNPGY; encoded by the coding sequence ATGAAAACAATAAAAAAATTATTAGCCTTAACATTGCTAATATCAGTTTTTGCTTCTTGTACAAAAGATTTAAACATTGTACCTGAAGACGACCAAACGACACTTAGTGAAAAGCTTTTTGAAAACGAAACTGCTTATTTAGAAGTTTTAGCAGGTATATATGCAAACTTATCTCTAACAGGCACAGATGGTGCTGGTAGTTCTAATATACAAGGTTTGGATCCAGGTACCAGCCAATATGGTAGAGTCTTATTGTACTTACAAACACTTTCTGCAGATCAAATGATTTGGTCTTACGAAAATGATCCTGGTACAAGAGAAATTCAACGTAATATTTGGACTGCTCAAAACCCACTTATTCTTGGTATGTTTAGTAGAGCCTCTGTATCAGTTGCTTTTGCAAATAACTTTTTACGAGAAACTACTACAGAAAAATTAGACGCAAGAAACGTATCTGCAGCAACAAGAGCAGATATTGTAAATTACAGAGCAGAAGCTAGATTGCTAAGAGCATTGTCTTATTATCATTTAATGGACTTGTTTGGTAAAGCTCCGCTTGTAAATGAAAATGATCCAGTAGTAAACTTTAATCCACCACAAGCAGACAGACAACAATTATTTACATACATAGAGTCTGAATTAACTGCCATAGAAGTAGATTTAAAAGACCCAATGACCAACCAACATGGTAGAGCAGATAAAGCAGTTGCATGGATGATTTTAGCTAAAATGTATTTAAATGCGGAAGTTTATATTGGACAAGCCAAATATACTGAAGCTGCAGATTATTGTATCAAAATAATTAACGGTGGCTATACATTAGCTACAAATTATGCTGACTTATTTATGGCAGATAACAATACCAATTCTGCAGTAAATGAAATTATATTCCCTTTAATTTCAGATGGAATAGAAACTCAAAACTTTGGACCAACAACAGTTATGGTAAATGGTTCTGTTGGAAGTATAGAACAAAATGGAACTCCTCTTGGCGTGGGTGCTGGTGGCTGGGGAGGAGCCTTAAGATTAAGAAGAGAGTTTGTACAACTTTTCGATGCAAGCGTGTTTAATACAGACGCAAGAAATACCATAATATCTGGAAGCAGAGATATTGAAATAAGAGATATTTCAGATCAAGATCAAGGATATATTCTAGAAAAGTATTCTAATGCAAAATCTACAGGAGGTTTTGGGTCAGATCAAACCTTTGTAGATACCGATTTTCCTCTATTTAGACTTGCAGATGTTTACTTAATGTATGCAGAAGCACATTTTAGAGGTGCAAGTGGAACCAATACAGATCTAGCATTTAATTATATAAATCTTTTACGAACTAGAGCTAACAATCCTCAAAACAATTTATCTATGAGTGATTTTAGTAATAATAATGAAATCTTAAATTTTATTTTAGACGAAAGAGCAAGAGAACTGCATTGGGAAGCAAAAAGACGTCAAGACTTAATACGTTTTGGAAAATTTACTGGAGGAAATTATAACTGGGCGTGGAAAGGTAATGGAAGTAATGGCATTTCTATATCTGCTGATTTAAAAGTATATCCAATACCAAATGCTAGTTTAGCCTCAAACCCAGAGTTAAAACAAAATCCTGGATATTAA
- a CDS encoding SusC/RagA family TonB-linked outer membrane protein, with protein sequence MKKFKLLLIGILLTTSFSMFAQQTVKGVVKEKSSGEPLPGVSVVVKGTQRGTETDFDGNFSITNVKTGDVLVFRYLGYANKEITIGTNFNFTVELAEAAQQLDEIVVVGYGTTTVKDATGSVEAITAKDFTKGNIVTPENLLSGRVSGVNITTSGAPGSGSQITIRGGSSIGASNSPLIIIDGLPIENSDASVSGSRGLLANINPNDIESFSVLKDASATAIYGSRAANGVIIINTKKGRTEYSLDFDMQYTFGEVLDRVQVFSADDFRNIINQIRPGDAALLGNSNTNWQNEILRNTVSSLYNLTARGQIFGAIPTRLSLGFANQEGSVLTSEFDRKTISLSMNPSLFKDHLKINLNYNRNFEDSRFGDAGQIGSALRYDPTQPVYDPTSPFGGFYQHIVSGEPANGTTNPVAALLQRNNTGFAFRQYGNLNLDYKFHFLPELKAVINVGFDKIKSENTDITSTKAPAQSNALFRGNNAFKTQERGNQLFDSYLNYIKTFDKTKLDVTAGYSYQRFENFGTDSGNKNNPNNVATTFADPDVVNIGFFGRANLTFSEKYLLTLNYRRDGTSRFGENNRWGNFGGAALAWKISEEDFLKDNKVISNLKLRASYGVTGQQNIPGSNDIYLDRYRFGNQGSQYIFGNQVIQSTIPSAINPNLKWEDTKTIEFGVDYGLFNNKFSGSLNYFNKVSSDLFFNEASLADGINFSNAIIQNIGELTINGIEFTINGDILKTDDYNWNFTFNATYLDREITKTLNNQEFRTGGTGGGTGNTIQLYRVGFAPNSFHVFKQLYDSAGKPIEGAYVDLNGDGLINDNDRYLKENPNADIALGFQSSFNYKNLDFAFNLRANIGNHVYNNVNSARAQYELLRDNAVLGNIPTSVLNTNFVRTADVINSDIYVENASFLRMDNVTLGYTFNNPIKKFSYSSLRIWAGVQNVFTWTNYTGLDPEVFNGIDNLIYPRSRNFLFGANIKF encoded by the coding sequence ATGAAAAAATTTAAATTATTGTTAATTGGAATTCTTTTAACTACATCTTTTAGCATGTTTGCTCAACAAACAGTAAAAGGTGTGGTAAAAGAAAAGTCATCTGGCGAACCTTTGCCAGGTGTTAGTGTGGTAGTAAAAGGTACACAAAGAGGTACTGAAACCGACTTTGACGGTAACTTTAGTATCACTAATGTAAAAACCGGAGACGTTTTGGTTTTTAGATATTTGGGATATGCAAATAAAGAAATTACTATAGGAACAAACTTTAACTTTACAGTTGAACTAGCAGAAGCTGCACAACAATTAGATGAAATTGTTGTGGTAGGGTATGGAACCACAACCGTTAAAGACGCTACAGGTTCTGTAGAAGCTATTACCGCTAAAGATTTTACAAAAGGTAACATTGTTACTCCAGAGAATTTATTAAGCGGTCGTGTTTCTGGAGTTAATATTACTACTAGTGGTGCTCCAGGTTCTGGTTCACAAATTACAATTAGAGGTGGTTCTTCTATTGGTGCATCTAATAGTCCATTAATTATTATTGATGGATTACCGATAGAAAATAGTGATGCTTCAGTTTCTGGTTCTAGAGGTTTATTAGCAAATATAAACCCAAATGATATCGAATCTTTCTCTGTTTTAAAAGATGCTTCTGCAACTGCTATTTATGGGTCTAGAGCTGCAAACGGTGTTATTATTATTAATACTAAAAAAGGGAGAACAGAATACAGTCTAGATTTTGATATGCAGTACACTTTTGGTGAAGTACTGGATAGGGTACAAGTATTTTCTGCTGATGATTTTAGAAATATCATAAACCAAATAAGACCTGGAGATGCAGCTTTGTTAGGAAACTCTAATACAAATTGGCAAAATGAGATATTACGAAACACTGTTTCTTCTTTATACAATTTAACAGCCAGAGGACAAATCTTTGGAGCAATTCCTACGAGATTGTCTCTAGGGTTCGCAAATCAGGAAGGCTCTGTATTAACATCTGAGTTTGATAGAAAAACCATATCGCTTTCTATGAATCCTTCTTTATTTAAAGATCATTTAAAAATTAACTTAAATTACAATAGAAATTTTGAGGATAGTCGTTTTGGTGATGCTGGGCAAATAGGATCTGCTTTACGTTATGATCCTACACAACCTGTTTATGACCCAACATCTCCATTTGGTGGTTTTTACCAACATATCGTTAGTGGTGAACCTGCAAATGGAACCACAAACCCTGTTGCTGCCCTTTTACAAAGAAACAACACTGGTTTTGCTTTTAGACAGTATGGAAATTTAAATTTAGACTATAAGTTTCATTTTTTACCTGAACTAAAAGCAGTTATAAACGTTGGTTTTGATAAGATAAAATCAGAAAACACAGACATTACTTCAACAAAAGCTCCTGCACAATCTAATGCTTTATTTCGTGGAAATAATGCTTTTAAAACGCAAGAAAGAGGTAACCAATTATTTGATAGTTATTTAAATTACATAAAAACATTTGATAAAACTAAATTAGATGTAACAGCAGGATATTCTTACCAAAGATTTGAAAATTTTGGTACTGATTCTGGAAACAAAAACAACCCTAATAATGTGGCTACAACGTTTGCAGACCCAGATGTTGTAAATATTGGTTTCTTTGGTAGAGCTAATTTAACTTTTTCAGAAAAATATCTATTAACTCTAAATTACAGAAGAGATGGTACTTCTAGATTTGGAGAAAATAATAGATGGGGTAACTTTGGTGGCGCAGCTCTTGCTTGGAAAATTAGTGAAGAAGATTTTTTAAAAGACAACAAAGTAATATCGAACCTAAAACTAAGAGCTAGTTATGGTGTTACTGGTCAGCAAAATATCCCAGGATCAAATGATATTTATTTAGACAGATATCGTTTTGGCAACCAGGGATCTCAATATATATTTGGAAATCAAGTAATACAATCTACAATACCTTCTGCCATAAATCCTAATTTAAAATGGGAAGACACAAAAACTATCGAGTTTGGTGTTGATTATGGTTTATTTAATAATAAGTTTTCTGGTTCTTTAAATTACTTTAATAAAGTATCTTCAGATTTATTTTTTAATGAAGCCTCTTTAGCAGACGGAATTAATTTTTCTAATGCTATTATTCAAAATATTGGTGAGTTAACCATAAATGGTATCGAATTTACCATAAATGGAGATATTTTAAAAACAGACGATTATAACTGGAATTTTACATTTAATGCTACTTATTTAGATAGAGAAATTACAAAAACACTAAATAACCAAGAGTTTAGAACTGGCGGCACAGGTGGTGGTACAGGTAATACGATTCAACTTTACAGAGTAGGTTTTGCACCAAATTCATTTCACGTATTTAAACAATTATACGACAGTGCTGGTAAACCTATAGAAGGAGCCTATGTAGATTTAAATGGAGATGGTTTAATAAATGATAATGACAGATACTTAAAAGAAAACCCTAATGCAGACATTGCGCTAGGTTTCCAATCATCATTTAATTATAAAAACCTTGATTTTGCTTTTAACTTAAGAGCAAATATTGGCAACCACGTTTACAATAATGTGAATTCTGCAAGAGCACAATATGAACTTTTAAGAGACAATGCCGTTTTAGGGAACATACCTACCTCTGTACTAAATACCAACTTTGTAAGAACTGCAGATGTAATTAATTCTGATATTTATGTAGAGAATGCCTCTTTCCTAAGAATGGATAACGTTACGTTAGGATACACTTTTAATAATCCTATTAAAAAATTCTCTTACAGCAGTTTAAGAATTTGGGCTGGTGTACAAAATGTATTTACGTGGACCAACTATACTGGTTTAGACCCAGAAGTATTTAATGGAATTGATAATTTAATCTATCCAAGGTCAAGAAATTTCTTATTTGGAGCTAATATTAAATTTTAA
- a CDS encoding SusE domain-containing protein produces the protein MKNIKRFSIITTIALVLLVFNSCDDSSEKFEIGTPDAPVLQELNFVRLELDAVNTNNPAVTLNWAEANYGQQASVNYSIEFSKTEDFAESTVATTVTGKTSLTLSVSEVNTAAGNAGLNPFNWENIYIRVNASLGTQDSQKIASNSLLLEVYPYFNYTFNDYYLVGDATAPGWNNNNNNPALFRDPNDANRYFYTGFWAENGHFKVLSTLGEWQPQYGTDDGTTVGANLGGGTDPERFPYGGGNGIPAGFYTFEINFATNTFSFEAFDASGKTSPASLILKGSSTTDISMNALAFDGHIWYAKDVKLTPGNVEFETGAGAKWGSSTSFSGIATDGGGAIPVVVEDNYDVWFNDLTGRYILIPLNL, from the coding sequence ATGAAAAATATAAAAAGATTTTCAATTATTACAACAATTGCACTTGTATTATTAGTGTTCAATTCTTGTGACGATAGTTCTGAAAAATTTGAAATCGGAACACCAGATGCCCCAGTTTTACAAGAACTAAACTTTGTGAGGTTAGAGTTAGATGCAGTAAACACAAACAACCCAGCAGTTACTTTAAACTGGGCTGAGGCAAACTACGGGCAACAAGCATCTGTAAATTATTCAATAGAATTTTCTAAAACAGAAGATTTCGCTGAATCAACTGTAGCTACGACAGTTACTGGAAAAACATCTCTAACATTATCTGTAAGTGAAGTAAATACAGCTGCTGGAAATGCAGGTTTAAATCCTTTTAATTGGGAAAACATTTACATTAGAGTAAATGCTAGTTTAGGAACACAAGACAGTCAAAAAATAGCATCGAACTCGCTGCTATTAGAAGTTTACCCTTACTTTAACTATACTTTTAATGATTATTATTTAGTAGGAGATGCAACAGCTCCTGGATGGAACAACAACAATAACAACCCTGCACTTTTTAGAGATCCTAATGATGCAAACAGGTATTTTTACACTGGTTTTTGGGCAGAAAACGGACACTTTAAAGTATTATCAACACTTGGAGAATGGCAACCGCAATATGGTACAGATGATGGCACAACTGTAGGTGCAAATTTAGGTGGAGGAACTGACCCAGAAAGATTTCCTTATGGAGGTGGAAACGGAATTCCTGCAGGCTTTTATACATTTGAGATAAACTTTGCAACCAATACTTTTTCCTTTGAAGCTTTTGATGCTTCAGGAAAAACAAGTCCTGCTTCTTTAATACTTAAAGGTTCTAGCACAACAGATATCTCAATGAACGCTTTGGCATTTGATGGTCATATCTGGTATGCTAAAGACGTAAAATTAACTCCTGGAAATGTAGAGTTTGAAACTGGTGCTGGAGCTAAATGGGGTAGTTCTACTTCTTTTTCTGGAATTGCTACAGACGGTGGAGGCGCAATTCCTGTTGTTGTGGAAGATAATTACGATGTATGGTTTAATGATTTAACAGGTCGTTATATCTTAATTCCTTTAAATTTATAA
- a CDS encoding alpha-amylase family glycosyl hydrolase — MIKKLLFFTFFISSFFLNAQVSLNVSAIEVDEPVTITVNINSTDSNCNGLSNPSKIYMHSGIGDKTNAFGFSVVGNWGQDDGIGEMTSNGDGTYSITITPQTYYSLTQAQADNAAQIGMVFRNADGSQELKASGCNDFIFPVGKVQISITNPTKNQVLVSSGDNLTVSATISFQGSTTVQGTFEIFYNSVSVATGTCGFPACNATITNITESGTVRFVGTAPSSTESGEASFEVIVAPTVVEEAIPSGLLDGINYHSDSTKATLVLTAPNKDFVQVAGSFNNYAPTAADVMKRDPSTGKYWLEINGLTSGKIETYQYWVFDKTPIANSPSIVKTADPYSTLVLSPFDDPGISSNSYPNIPSYPSGQEREVTVLQTGQTPYNWQVTNFNAPKEEDLIIYEVLVRDFDANRNYQDLIDRIDYFKNLNINAIQLMPVMEYEGNESWGYNTSFHMALDKFYGTEAKFKEFIDVCHQNGIAVILDVALNHAFGRNPLVRMWMNDPDNDGWGDPSSENPYFNETARHSYNVGSDFNHQSALTQEYTKRVVKHWIENFNIDGFRWDLTKGFTQNCSGSDETCTNAYQQDRVDVLKSYADYSWSLDPEHYVIFEHLGGQNEEKEWANYRLAEGKGIMMWGKMTDSYSQLLMGYSSNSNISGIGHKSRSQFNGPRLIGYPESHDEERIMYRAVNFGNSAVSSHNVKDLNTALSRMSAIGAFSITIPGPKMLWHFADLGMQNSIFTCNNGIVNEPGGTDGDCKLDTKPQPQWSENWISNVNRKKIYDDWARMNALKINEPVFEGDYTITSGSLTPRIDIFDTSIPTTSLRNVVILANFDVVVQTINTNFPFAGDWIDLMDPTNNTTYSASSITLQPGEFKIFGNQLATLSTEDNRLENNLVRLYPNPTSKKFSLSKSVENVSIFDITGKKVKEFTNNTIQKNVFLVNDLNTGIYFVRIKQDLNKIITKKLIIN, encoded by the coding sequence ATGATTAAAAAATTACTTTTTTTCACTTTTTTTATAAGTTCTTTTTTCCTAAATGCTCAAGTATCACTTAATGTTAGTGCCATTGAGGTTGATGAACCTGTTACAATTACTGTAAATATTAATAGTACAGATAGTAATTGTAATGGTTTAAGCAATCCTTCTAAAATATACATGCATTCTGGTATTGGAGACAAAACAAATGCTTTTGGATTTAGTGTTGTTGGAAACTGGGGGCAAGATGATGGTATTGGCGAAATGACATCTAATGGAGATGGTACTTATAGCATCACAATTACACCACAAACCTACTATAGCTTAACACAAGCTCAAGCAGATAACGCTGCTCAAATAGGAATGGTTTTTAGAAATGCAGACGGTTCTCAAGAATTAAAAGCATCAGGTTGTAACGATTTTATTTTTCCTGTAGGAAAAGTACAGATTTCCATTACAAACCCTACAAAAAATCAAGTTTTAGTAAGCTCTGGAGACAACCTAACAGTTTCTGCAACTATTAGTTTTCAAGGTTCAACAACTGTTCAGGGTACTTTTGAAATATTTTACAATAGCGTTTCAGTTGCTACAGGTACATGTGGTTTTCCTGCATGTAATGCAACCATTACAAACATTACAGAAAGCGGTACTGTAAGATTTGTAGGTACAGCACCAAGCTCCACAGAAAGTGGTGAGGCTAGTTTTGAAGTGATTGTAGCTCCAACTGTTGTTGAAGAAGCAATTCCGAGTGGACTATTAGATGGCATCAACTATCACTCAGATTCTACAAAGGCAACATTGGTTTTAACTGCACCTAATAAAGATTTTGTACAAGTCGCTGGTAGTTTTAACAACTACGCTCCTACTGCTGCAGATGTAATGAAAAGAGATCCAAGTACAGGAAAATATTGGTTAGAAATTAACGGTTTAACTTCAGGAAAAATAGAAACCTATCAATATTGGGTTTTTGACAAAACACCAATTGCAAATTCACCTTCTATTGTAAAAACTGCAGACCCATATTCAACTTTAGTTTTATCACCTTTTGATGACCCTGGAATTTCTTCAAATTCATATCCAAACATACCAAGTTATCCTTCTGGTCAAGAAAGAGAGGTTACTGTTTTACAAACTGGTCAAACACCTTACAATTGGCAAGTAACTAACTTTAACGCGCCAAAAGAAGAAGATTTAATTATTTACGAAGTTTTAGTTAGAGATTTTGATGCAAACAGAAATTATCAAGATTTAATAGATAGAATCGATTATTTTAAGAATTTAAACATCAATGCTATTCAACTAATGCCAGTAATGGAATATGAGGGAAATGAAAGTTGGGGTTATAATACGTCATTTCATATGGCATTGGATAAATTTTATGGAACTGAAGCTAAGTTTAAAGAATTTATTGATGTTTGTCATCAAAACGGAATTGCAGTTATTTTAGACGTTGCCTTAAACCATGCATTTGGTAGAAATCCATTAGTTAGAATGTGGATGAATGATCCAGATAACGATGGTTGGGGAGATCCAAGTAGTGAAAACCCATATTTTAATGAAACCGCAAGACATAGCTACAATGTTGGTAGTGATTTTAATCATCAAAGTGCTCTAACACAAGAATATACAAAAAGAGTGGTAAAACACTGGATAGAAAATTTTAATATTGATGGTTTTAGATGGGATCTTACCAAAGGTTTTACACAAAACTGCTCAGGAAGTGATGAAACTTGTACAAACGCTTATCAACAAGATCGTGTAGATGTCTTAAAATCTTATGCAGATTATTCATGGTCTTTAGACCCAGAACATTATGTTATTTTTGAACATTTAGGTGGACAAAATGAAGAAAAAGAGTGGGCAAATTATCGTCTTGCAGAAGGAAAAGGAATTATGATGTGGGGAAAAATGACAGACTCTTACAGTCAATTATTAATGGGTTATAGCTCAAACTCTAACATTAGCGGAATTGGACATAAATCTCGTTCGCAATTTAACGGACCAAGACTTATTGGCTACCCTGAAAGTCATGACGAAGAAAGAATCATGTACAGAGCTGTTAACTTTGGTAATAGTGCAGTATCTAGCCATAATGTAAAAGACTTAAATACAGCGTTATCTAGAATGTCTGCAATTGGTGCTTTTAGCATAACAATTCCAGGACCAAAAATGTTATGGCATTTTGCAGATTTAGGAATGCAAAATTCAATTTTTACTTGTAACAACGGAATTGTAAATGAACCAGGAGGAACAGATGGAGACTGTAAATTAGACACAAAACCTCAACCACAATGGTCTGAAAATTGGATTTCAAACGTAAATCGAAAGAAAATTTATGATGATTGGGCAAGAATGAATGCACTAAAAATAAACGAACCTGTTTTTGAAGGAGATTATACAATTACTTCTGGTTCATTAACACCAAGAATTGATATCTTCGATACAAGTATTCCTACAACATCACTAAGAAATGTAGTTATATTGGCAAATTTTGATGTTGTTGTACAAACTATAAATACAAATTTCCCTTTTGCTGGAGATTGGATTGACTTAATGGACCCAACAAATAACACAACCTATTCAGCTAGTTCTATTACATTGCAACCTGGAGAATTTAAAATATTTGGTAATCAACTAGCAACATTATCTACTGAAGACAATCGTTTAGAAAATAATTTGGTTCGTTTATATCCAAATCCAACCAGTAAAAAATTCTCTTTATCAAAAAGTGTAGAAAATGTTTCAATTTTTGATATTACTGGCAAAAAAGTAAAAGAATTTACGAATAATACGATTCAAAAAAACGTGTTTTTAGTAAATGACTTAAATACAGGTATTTATTTTGTTAGAATTAAACAAGATTTAAACAAAATTATTACCAAAAAATTAATTATTAACTAA